From a region of the Coprococcus comes ATCC 27758 genome:
- the ftsZ gene encoding cell division protein FtsZ, which translates to MLEIKTNESEAAAKIIVVGVGGGGNNAVNRMIDEQIAGVEFIAINTDKQALQLCKAPTLMQIGDKLTKGLGAGAKPEIGEKAAEESAEEIQSALKGADMVFVTCGMGGGTGTGATPVVARIAKEQGALTVGVVTKPFKFESKTRMNNALAGIEKLKENVDTLIVIPNDKLLEIVDRRTTMPEALKKADEVLQQGIQGITDLINVPSLINLDFADVQTVMTDKGIAHIGIGQGKGDDKALEAVKQAVASPLLETTIAGASHVIINISGDITLMDASDAAEYVQDLAGEDANIIFGAMYDDSKSDEATITVIATGLHNVGGTQSKLQSRLEHKAAMMNGGSGMGASNISRPQFNPGEYSNVERPVYGGRPVQQQTTQVPPLQSARTPQSKVKEQSIKIPDFFKK; encoded by the coding sequence TTGTTAGAAATTAAAACAAATGAATCAGAAGCAGCAGCTAAAATAATTGTAGTCGGTGTAGGTGGCGGCGGAAACAATGCAGTCAACCGCATGATCGATGAACAGATTGCAGGTGTTGAATTTATCGCAATCAATACAGATAAACAGGCTCTTCAGTTATGTAAAGCTCCGACTCTTATGCAGATCGGAGACAAGCTTACAAAGGGTCTTGGTGCAGGGGCTAAACCGGAGATCGGTGAAAAAGCAGCTGAGGAAAGTGCCGAAGAGATCCAGTCAGCACTCAAGGGGGCTGATATGGTATTTGTTACCTGTGGTATGGGTGGCGGAACAGGAACAGGAGCAACTCCTGTTGTTGCGCGTATTGCCAAAGAGCAGGGAGCACTTACTGTTGGCGTTGTAACCAAGCCTTTCAAATTCGAATCCAAGACAAGAATGAACAACGCTCTTGCCGGAATCGAAAAATTAAAAGAAAATGTAGATACACTTATCGTTATCCCGAATGATAAGCTTCTTGAAATTGTAGACAGAAGAACAACTATGCCGGAAGCACTTAAGAAAGCTGATGAAGTTCTTCAGCAGGGTATCCAGGGTATCACAGACCTGATCAATGTACCTTCACTGATCAACCTTGACTTTGCCGATGTACAGACAGTTATGACAGATAAAGGAATTGCTCATATCGGTATCGGACAGGGCAAAGGTGATGACAAGGCTCTTGAAGCAGTTAAGCAGGCAGTTGCCAGCCCTCTGCTTGAGACAACCATCGCAGGTGCATCTCACGTTATCATCAACATTTCAGGTGACATCACACTTATGGATGCGAGTGATGCAGCAGAATATGTACAGGATCTTGCAGGTGAAGATGCAAACATCATCTTCGGTGCAATGTATGATGATTCCAAGTCAGATGAAGCAACTATCACAGTTATCGCAACAGGTCTTCACAATGTAGGTGGAACACAGAGCAAGCTTCAGTCAAGACTGGAACATAAAGCAGCTATGATGAACGGTGGATCTGGAATGGGAGCAAGCAATATTTCACGTCCACAGTTTAATCCGGGAGAATACAGCAATGTAGAAAGACCGGTATACGGAGGCAGACCGGTACAGCAGCAGACTACACAGGTACCGCCGCTTCAGAGTGCAAGAACTCCACAGAGCAAGGTGAAAGAGCAGTCTATCAAGATTCCGGATTTCTTCAAGAAATAA
- a CDS encoding cell division protein FtsQ/DivIB yields the protein MIQKERKKRIIKQAAMKAILVIILVCIAMITFLLLFQVRKIEVSGNQYLSRQEIADWVQDDNWSSNSLYVMIRNHLMNHELLPAMEEANVTMKNPWTVKVTTKEKRVAGYIVSGDECIYFDKDGIVLAKTKELWDGIPCIEGLEVKKVQLYKELPVSKANKKAFGNLLDMTMTLKKCDLAPDKIVCSGSDLYLFFGNKCVNVGHTNLEERIMQISPILEKLGDQGGTLYLENFNTDNITITFEKDVIPDLGT from the coding sequence ATGATACAGAAAGAAAGGAAAAAGAGAATCATAAAGCAGGCTGCCATGAAAGCCATTCTGGTCATTATTTTGGTTTGCATAGCTATGATTACGTTTCTTTTACTCTTTCAAGTGCGGAAAATTGAAGTATCAGGAAATCAGTATCTTAGCAGACAGGAGATTGCAGACTGGGTGCAGGATGATAATTGGTCTTCCAATTCTCTGTATGTGATGATCAGGAACCACCTGATGAATCACGAGCTGCTTCCGGCAATGGAAGAGGCAAATGTGACGATGAAGAATCCGTGGACTGTGAAGGTGACGACCAAAGAGAAGCGTGTGGCCGGTTATATCGTGTCAGGTGATGAATGTATTTATTTTGACAAGGATGGTATCGTACTTGCAAAGACAAAGGAGCTGTGGGATGGAATCCCGTGCATTGAAGGGCTGGAAGTAAAGAAAGTACAGCTTTACAAAGAACTTCCGGTCAGCAAGGCGAACAAAAAAGCATTTGGGAACCTTCTGGATATGACGATGACACTGAAAAAATGTGATCTCGCGCCGGATAAGATTGTTTGTTCCGGTTCAGATCTGTATCTTTTTTTTGGAAACAAATGTGTCAATGTCGGGCACACGAATCTGGAAGAACGGATCATGCAGATATCGCCGATCCTTGAGAAGCTGGGAGATCAGGGAGGAACCCTGTATCTGGAAAATTTTAACACAGATAATATTACAATTACCTTCGAAAAAGATGTGATTCCGGACCTTGGAACATAA
- the murD gene encoding UDP-N-acetylmuramoyl-L-alanine--D-glutamate ligase — translation MDLQGKKVLVFGAGISGIGSCGLLEKEGAEVILYDGNDKKDAEAMKAQLGEGSKVRVVLGAFPEEEMESLDLVVMSPGVPTDLPVVLAMKEKGIPVWGEIELAYVCGKGDVLGITGTNGKTTTTSLLGEIMKNACDSVFVVGNIGTPYTNAAADTREDSVIVAELSSFQLESIHTFHPKVSAVLNITPDHLNRHHTMEAYIRAKMNIAKNQTPEDICVLNYEDEETRKMADEFQASVLFFSSKHKLEQGIYLDGEDIVYKPEKEKEGTVICKTGELQILGVHNYENVMAAVAMAAAYGVDLDVIRKSVLAFKGVEHRIEYVAEKNGVVYYNDSKGTNPDAAIKGIQAMNRPTILIGGGYDKQSDFHEWIQSFDGKVRYLVLIGATKEQIQKEAAECGFHDCILKDTFEEALDTCVELARPGDAVLLSPACASWGMFPNYEVRGEEFKKYVNAL, via the coding sequence ATGGATTTACAAGGAAAGAAAGTGTTGGTATTCGGTGCGGGGATCAGTGGGATCGGATCCTGCGGATTGCTGGAAAAAGAAGGGGCAGAGGTAATTCTGTATGATGGAAATGATAAAAAAGATGCCGAGGCAATGAAAGCACAGCTTGGTGAGGGAAGCAAAGTCCGCGTTGTTCTCGGAGCTTTTCCGGAAGAGGAGATGGAAAGTCTTGATCTGGTTGTAATGAGTCCGGGGGTGCCGACTGATCTGCCGGTTGTTCTGGCTATGAAAGAAAAAGGAATTCCTGTCTGGGGCGAGATTGAGCTTGCCTATGTATGCGGAAAAGGAGATGTGCTTGGAATTACCGGAACCAATGGGAAAACGACAACAACCTCTCTTTTAGGCGAGATTATGAAAAATGCCTGTGACAGCGTTTTTGTTGTGGGAAATATCGGTACACCATATACGAATGCCGCAGCAGATACCAGAGAAGATTCTGTGATCGTGGCAGAGCTTTCAAGCTTCCAGCTGGAGAGTATTCATACCTTCCATCCAAAGGTAAGTGCAGTTCTTAATATCACACCGGATCATCTGAACCGCCATCATACGATGGAAGCATATATTCGTGCAAAGATGAATATTGCGAAGAATCAGACACCAGAAGATATCTGCGTTCTCAATTATGAAGATGAAGAGACAAGAAAGATGGCAGATGAATTTCAGGCGAGTGTTCTATTTTTCAGCAGTAAGCATAAACTGGAACAGGGCATTTATCTTGATGGAGAAGACATTGTATACAAACCGGAAAAGGAGAAAGAAGGAACGGTCATCTGCAAGACCGGCGAATTACAGATCCTTGGCGTCCACAATTATGAGAATGTTATGGCAGCGGTTGCAATGGCAGCAGCTTACGGTGTAGATCTGGATGTGATCCGTAAGTCTGTACTTGCATTTAAGGGGGTTGAGCATCGTATTGAATATGTGGCAGAGAAGAACGGGGTTGTCTATTACAATGACTCTAAAGGAACGAATCCGGATGCGGCGATCAAGGGAATCCAGGCAATGAACCGCCCGACGATCCTGATCGGTGGTGGATATGATAAACAGTCCGATTTCCATGAATGGATCCAGAGCTTTGATGGAAAAGTCCGCTATCTGGTACTGATCGGTGCTACAAAAGAGCAGATTCAGAAAGAAGCAGCAGAGTGCGGATTTCATGACTGTATTTTAAAAGATACTTTCGAAGAAGCACTCGATACCTGTGTGGAGCTTGCAAGACCCGGAGATGCAGTTCTGCTGTCACCGGCATGTGCAAGCTGGGGAATGTTCCCGAACTATGAAGTGCGTGGGGAAGAATTCAAAAAATACGTGAATGCATTATAA
- a CDS encoding FtsW/RodA/SpoVE family cell cycle protein, with amino-acid sequence MDYTLLLIVVLLVVIGLVILYSTSAYNGQVKFHDSFYYLKKQAFATVLGIVLMLFVAGMDYHIWQRLAVFGYLAAVALSVAVMLFGREINGSKRWLALGPFSFQPSEFAKVALILFLADLVTKNVKTIGKMWTLCRIMFWILPIVGLVGASNLSTAIIILGIGVILIFVASPKYAQFALMGIAGACFMGIFLALESYRLERLAIWRNPEKYEKGYQTLQGLYAIGSGGVFGVGIGNSVQKLGFVPEAQNDMIFSIICEELGLAGAGIIVFLFLLLIWRFFLIASGSRDLFGALIATGAMAHMMIQVILNIAVVTNTIPNTGITLPFISYGGTSVMFLLIEMGLVLSVSQVVD; translated from the coding sequence ATGGATTACACGCTTCTGTTAATTGTTGTTCTCCTGGTTGTGATCGGACTGGTGATCTTATACAGTACCAGTGCATATAACGGGCAGGTGAAATTTCATGATTCCTTTTACTATCTGAAAAAGCAGGCGTTTGCGACGGTGCTTGGAATTGTACTGATGCTGTTCGTGGCAGGGATGGATTACCACATCTGGCAGAGACTGGCAGTATTTGGTTATCTGGCAGCAGTTGCACTTTCGGTTGCGGTCATGTTGTTTGGCAGAGAAATTAACGGGTCCAAAAGATGGTTAGCTTTGGGCCCGTTTTCTTTTCAGCCATCAGAATTTGCGAAAGTTGCACTGATTCTTTTTCTGGCGGATCTTGTGACGAAGAACGTAAAAACAATCGGAAAAATGTGGACACTTTGCAGGATCATGTTCTGGATCCTTCCAATCGTGGGACTTGTGGGAGCGAGTAATTTAAGCACGGCGATCATTATTCTGGGAATCGGTGTGATCCTGATCTTTGTGGCAAGCCCGAAGTATGCGCAATTTGCCTTGATGGGAATCGCAGGCGCCTGCTTTATGGGGATTTTTCTTGCCCTTGAAAGCTATCGGCTGGAACGGCTTGCTATCTGGAGAAATCCGGAAAAATATGAAAAGGGTTATCAGACCCTGCAGGGGCTTTACGCGATTGGATCCGGAGGAGTATTCGGAGTCGGGATCGGAAACAGTGTACAGAAGCTGGGATTTGTACCTGAGGCACAGAATGATATGATCTTTTCAATTATTTGTGAAGAGCTTGGACTCGCAGGTGCTGGGATTATCGTTTTTCTGTTTCTGCTTCTGATCTGGCGCTTTTTCCTGATCGCATCTGGAAGCAGGGATCTTTTTGGTGCGCTGATCGCGACCGGAGCGATGGCACATATGATGATTCAGGTTATTTTAAATATTGCAGTTGTGACGAACACAATTCCGAATACGGGGATTACACTTCCTTTTATCAGTTATGGAGGAACATCGGTGATGTTTCTTTTAATTGAAATGGGACTTGTGCTAAGTGTGTCACAAGTGGTAGACTAA
- a CDS encoding peptidoglycan D,D-transpeptidase FtsI family protein: MSKRRKRKPSVLRHKFTVGMQKKLVMLFIAILLAFVILVGRITYINASSGEDYTKTVLDQQQYMSQSIPFKRGDIVDTNGTKLATSERVYNVILDAKVLLSDETKKAENIAATKKALKSYFQIKASAVDAIIADSPDSRYNILKKGISYDDAKAFEAAEKKNSKIKGIWLEEDYVRKYPYNTLACDVLGFSVSGNVGASGLEASYNSTLNGTDGRRYGYQNEDSAIENTVKEPINGNTIVTTIDANLQSIVEKHLEEFNQAHTDEAQEGMGFKNGAVIMMNPNTGEVLAMASSPTYDLNNPRDLSKYYTEEEITGMSSDDKIDALNELWRNFCVSDTFEPGSTIKPFTVATGLEIGALKGDETYYCGGSLQIDEWEIKCISYDNGGHGQQNLTQVMENSCNVALMQIGLAIGPEEFCKYQSIFGFGQYTGIDLPGEAVGILQSPDGMIKTDLATNSFGQNFNVTMLQLATGFCSLINGGDYYEPHLVKAIQDENGNVIQTIDPVLEKKTISKETSDKLKSYMYSVVQNGSGRYAQVEGYDIGGKTGTAEKLPRGENKNVVSFIGYAPQENPEIMIYVVIDEPNAPDQSATSSLISQLASDIMAEAFPYLNITKAPAE; encoded by the coding sequence ATGTCAAAAAGAAGAAAAAGAAAGCCTTCCGTTCTGAGGCATAAATTCACGGTTGGAATGCAGAAAAAGCTGGTAATGCTCTTTATAGCGATATTACTGGCTTTTGTTATTCTTGTCGGAAGAATTACCTATATCAATGCCTCGTCAGGAGAAGATTATACCAAGACAGTACTGGATCAGCAGCAGTATATGAGTCAGTCGATTCCGTTCAAGCGTGGAGATATTGTAGATACAAACGGCACAAAGCTTGCGACAAGTGAGCGTGTATACAATGTGATTCTGGATGCAAAGGTCTTACTTTCAGACGAGACAAAAAAAGCTGAAAACATAGCAGCTACGAAAAAAGCGCTGAAAAGTTATTTTCAGATCAAGGCATCGGCAGTGGATGCAATTATCGCGGACAGTCCGGACAGTCGGTACAATATTCTGAAAAAAGGAATTTCCTACGATGATGCGAAGGCATTTGAAGCGGCAGAGAAGAAAAATTCCAAGATCAAAGGAATCTGGCTGGAAGAGGATTATGTCAGAAAATATCCATATAATACACTTGCCTGCGATGTCCTGGGATTCAGCGTATCGGGGAATGTGGGAGCAAGCGGACTGGAAGCATCCTATAATTCAACGTTGAATGGAACAGATGGACGCAGATATGGTTATCAGAATGAAGACTCGGCAATTGAAAACACGGTGAAAGAGCCGATAAATGGAAATACGATCGTAACAACGATTGATGCGAACCTGCAGTCTATCGTGGAAAAGCATCTGGAAGAGTTTAACCAGGCGCACACAGATGAAGCGCAGGAGGGGATGGGATTTAAAAACGGAGCTGTGATCATGATGAACCCGAATACCGGAGAAGTTCTGGCAATGGCTTCCTCACCTACCTATGATCTGAATAATCCGAGAGATCTATCCAAGTATTATACAGAGGAAGAAATAACCGGAATGAGCAGTGACGATAAGATCGATGCTCTGAATGAACTCTGGAGAAACTTCTGCGTGAGCGATACTTTTGAGCCGGGATCTACGATCAAACCATTTACGGTTGCAACAGGTCTGGAGATTGGTGCACTGAAAGGCGATGAGACCTATTACTGCGGTGGTTCCCTTCAGATCGATGAATGGGAGATTAAATGTATCTCTTATGATAATGGTGGACACGGGCAGCAGAATCTGACACAGGTTATGGAAAATTCATGTAACGTTGCCCTGATGCAGATTGGTCTGGCAATCGGACCGGAAGAATTCTGTAAGTACCAGAGTATTTTTGGATTCGGTCAGTATACGGGGATTGATCTTCCGGGTGAGGCGGTTGGTATTTTGCAGTCACCGGATGGAATGATCAAAACGGATCTTGCAACCAACTCTTTCGGACAGAATTTTAACGTAACTATGCTTCAACTTGCGACAGGATTCTGTTCTCTGATCAATGGTGGCGATTATTATGAACCGCATCTTGTAAAAGCTATTCAGGATGAGAACGGAAATGTGATCCAGACTATTGATCCGGTGTTGGAGAAGAAGACAATTTCTAAAGAAACTTCTGATAAACTGAAAAGTTATATGTACAGTGTTGTTCAGAACGGTAGTGGTAGATATGCACAGGTAGAAGGTTATGATATCGGTGGTAAGACCGGTACAGCGGAAAAATTGCCCCGTGGAGAGAATAAGAACGTGGTATCCTTTATCGGATATGCACCGCAGGAGAATCCGGAAATTATGATTTATGTAGTCATCGATGAACCGAATGCTCCGGATCAGTCAGCGACCAGCAGCCTGATCTCGCAGCTCGCTTCTGATATTATGGCAGAAGCATTTCCGTATTTGAATATTACAAAGGCTCCGGCTGAGTAA
- a CDS encoding peptidoglycan D,D-transpeptidase FtsI family protein, with the protein MRNKTYNKKKMLVVFLSALLMIFFLIARLVYLMIFDAAYYQQKAKTLHEREREIKAARGEIIDRNGKVLATNKAVCTISVIHSQITDPERVIQVLADELGIEKEMIRKRIEKVSSREKIKTNVEKETGDRIRAYELDGVKVDEDFKRYYPYGNLASKVLGFTGGDNQGIIGLEVKYENYLKGVNGMILTTTDARGIELADTLEDRVEPVSGDTLQVSLDYNIQEYAQQAAEKVMEEKQADAVVILILNPKTGEIYACVNAPEFDLNAPFTLPEGTDAALNDEEKQAMLNQMWRNRSINDTYEPGSIFKVFTASAALEEGVVKEEDTFYCPGYKLVEDRRIRCARTTGHGSETFVQGVQNSCNPVFIEVGMRLGTENFYKYFEKFGLMGKTGVDLPGEAATIMHKKENVGQVELATMSFGQSFQVTPMQMATTVCSLVNGGKRITPHFGIAVYDAESGEKEETISYGKRKRILSKETSEKMRKILETVVSEGGGKKAQIEGYRIGGKTATSQTLPRSANRYIGSFIGFAPAGDPQVAAMAIIYNPQGIYYGGTIAAPVVRDIFDNILPYLGIEREENP; encoded by the coding sequence ATGCGGAATAAGACTTATAATAAAAAGAAAATGCTGGTAGTATTTTTAAGCGCGCTTCTGATGATTTTTTTTCTGATCGCAAGACTGGTGTATTTGATGATATTTGATGCTGCGTATTATCAACAGAAAGCAAAAACGCTGCACGAAAGAGAGAGGGAGATCAAGGCGGCAAGGGGAGAGATCATTGACAGAAATGGCAAAGTCCTTGCGACCAATAAAGCGGTGTGTACCATATCTGTTATCCATAGTCAGATAACAGATCCGGAGAGAGTGATCCAGGTTCTTGCCGATGAGCTGGGAATAGAGAAAGAAATGATTCGGAAAAGAATCGAAAAAGTTTCTTCCAGAGAAAAAATAAAGACAAATGTGGAGAAAGAGACCGGGGACCGGATTCGTGCATATGAACTGGACGGGGTGAAGGTAGATGAGGATTTTAAACGGTACTATCCGTATGGCAATCTGGCTTCAAAGGTTCTTGGATTTACCGGTGGAGACAATCAGGGAATCATTGGACTGGAAGTAAAGTATGAAAATTATCTGAAAGGTGTGAACGGAATGATTCTGACAACAACTGATGCCAGAGGGATTGAGCTTGCGGATACGCTGGAAGACAGAGTAGAACCGGTTTCCGGAGACACTCTGCAGGTAAGCCTGGACTATAATATCCAGGAATATGCACAGCAGGCTGCGGAAAAAGTAATGGAAGAAAAACAGGCAGATGCAGTTGTGATTTTGATCCTGAATCCAAAAACAGGGGAAATCTATGCCTGCGTCAATGCTCCAGAGTTTGATCTGAATGCCCCGTTTACATTACCGGAGGGAACAGATGCCGCTTTGAATGATGAAGAAAAACAGGCAATGCTGAATCAGATGTGGCGGAACAGGAGTATCAATGATACTTATGAACCAGGATCGATCTTTAAGGTATTTACTGCTTCGGCGGCGTTGGAAGAGGGCGTGGTCAAAGAAGAAGATACTTTTTACTGTCCTGGATACAAGCTTGTGGAAGACCGCCGGATCCGGTGTGCGAGAACGACTGGACATGGATCCGAGACGTTTGTACAGGGGGTGCAGAATTCCTGTAATCCGGTTTTTATTGAAGTAGGGATGCGGCTTGGAACAGAGAATTTTTATAAATATTTTGAAAAATTCGGATTGATGGGGAAGACAGGTGTAGATCTTCCGGGAGAGGCTGCAACGATCATGCACAAGAAGGAAAATGTAGGGCAGGTAGAGCTGGCAACGATGTCGTTTGGACAGTCTTTTCAGGTGACACCGATGCAGATGGCAACAACAGTATGTTCTCTGGTGAATGGGGGGAAAAGGATCACTCCTCATTTTGGCATTGCCGTTTATGATGCGGAAAGTGGAGAGAAAGAAGAAACGATTTCTTATGGAAAAAGAAAACGGATTCTTTCTAAAGAAACGTCAGAAAAGATGAGAAAGATACTGGAAACGGTTGTGTCCGAGGGAGGAGGAAAAAAAGCACAGATCGAAGGATACCGGATCGGAGGAAAGACAGCGACCAGCCAGACGCTGCCAAGAAGTGCGAACCGTTATATAGGATCTTTTATCGGATTTGCACCTGCAGGTGATCCGCAGGTAGCAGCAATGGCAATTATTTACAACCCACAGGGTATCTATTATGGCGGGACGATAGCAGCTCCGGTTGTGCGCGATATTTTCGACAATATTCTTCCCTATCTTGGAATCGAACGGGAAGAAAACCCGTGA
- the mraY gene encoding phospho-N-acetylmuramoyl-pentapeptide-transferase, whose product MDFTMVIPVLIAFVLSVAAGPVVIPVLRRLKMDQTEREDGVKSHLKKAGTPTMGGVMILFAIAVTSLIYVREYPKVIPVLFVTIGFGLVGFLDDYLKVVLHRSDGLMPMQKMALQIVITAIFAFYIVKVAKIPLTMLIPFSGGKYLDIGWFAIPVLFIAVIGTVNGVNFTDGLDGLASSVTVLVATFFTVVAIGTKSGIEPITCAVVGALLGFLLFNVYPASVFMGDTGSLALGGFVASTAYMLQMPLFIIIVGLIYLVEVLSVMIQVTYFKKTGGKRFFKMAPIHHHFELCGWSETRVVAVFSIVTAILCLVALLAL is encoded by the coding sequence ATGGATTTTACAATGGTCATACCGGTGCTGATCGCGTTTGTTCTCAGTGTGGCAGCAGGACCGGTGGTAATTCCTGTTTTAAGAAGACTCAAGATGGATCAGACAGAGAGAGAAGACGGGGTGAAGTCGCATCTTAAAAAAGCCGGAACGCCGACGATGGGAGGCGTGATGATCTTGTTTGCGATTGCGGTCACTTCGCTGATCTATGTAAGAGAGTATCCGAAGGTGATTCCGGTACTTTTTGTAACGATTGGATTCGGACTGGTCGGGTTCCTGGATGATTATCTGAAAGTTGTTCTTCACAGATCAGATGGACTGATGCCGATGCAGAAGATGGCACTCCAGATTGTGATTACAGCGATTTTTGCATTTTACATCGTGAAAGTGGCAAAGATACCGCTTACCATGCTGATACCGTTTTCAGGTGGGAAATATCTGGACATCGGTTGGTTTGCCATTCCGGTACTTTTTATTGCAGTGATCGGTACCGTCAATGGTGTGAATTTTACAGATGGACTGGACGGGCTTGCATCCAGTGTAACAGTTCTTGTGGCAACCTTCTTTACAGTTGTTGCGATCGGAACAAAGAGTGGGATCGAACCGATTACCTGTGCAGTGGTAGGTGCGTTGCTGGGATTCTTATTATTCAACGTTTATCCGGCAAGCGTATTTATGGGCGACACCGGATCACTGGCTCTTGGGGGATTTGTTGCTTCGACAGCATACATGCTCCAGATGCCATTATTCATTATCATCGTAGGACTGATCTATCTGGTAGAAGTTTTATCAGTTATGATCCAGGTAACATATTTTAAGAAAACAGGCGGAAAGCGTTTCTTTAAAATGGCGCCGATCCACCATCATTTTGAGCTGTGTGGATGGAGCGAGACACGGGTGGTTGCAGTTTTTTCAATTGTAACTGCAATTCTGTGCCTGGTTGCACTGCTGGCATTATAG
- the rsmH gene encoding 16S rRNA (cytosine(1402)-N(4))-methyltransferase RsmH, translating to MAFKHKSVLLDETIEGLNIKPDGIYVDGTLGGGGHAYEVCRRLNNKGSFIGIDQDAAAIEAAGTRLSDFGERVTIIRSNYCDMKSRLHEKGIDKVDGIVLDLGVSSYQLDTADRGFSYRVDAPLDMRMDTRQTLSAKEIVNGYSEMDLFRIIRDYGEDKFAKNIAKHIVMAREKGPIETTGQLAEIIRQSIPMKFQKMSGHPAKRTFQAIRIECNRELEVLRDSLDDMIDILNPGGRICIITFHSLEDRIVKGIFKKNENPCTCPSTFPVCVCGKVSKGKVITKKPILPSEEEMEVNSRSKSAKLRIFERV from the coding sequence ATGGCATTTAAGCATAAATCAGTATTACTGGATGAGACAATCGAAGGACTGAACATCAAGCCGGACGGTATTTATGTTGATGGCACACTTGGAGGAGGCGGACATGCATACGAAGTATGTCGGCGTTTAAACAACAAGGGGAGTTTTATAGGAATAGACCAGGATGCGGCGGCGATTGAAGCGGCAGGCACCCGATTAAGCGACTTCGGGGAGAGAGTTACAATAATCAGGAGCAATTATTGTGATATGAAGTCGAGGCTCCATGAGAAAGGGATTGACAAGGTCGATGGAATCGTACTCGATCTGGGCGTATCATCTTATCAGTTAGATACGGCAGATCGTGGTTTTTCCTATCGCGTAGATGCGCCTTTGGATATGAGGATGGACACACGCCAGACTTTATCTGCAAAGGAGATTGTCAATGGCTACAGTGAGATGGACCTTTTTCGGATCATTCGCGACTATGGTGAGGACAAATTTGCGAAGAATATAGCAAAACATATTGTTATGGCAAGAGAGAAAGGTCCTATTGAAACAACCGGGCAGCTGGCAGAGATTATCAGACAGTCTATACCGATGAAGTTTCAGAAGATGTCGGGGCATCCGGCAAAAAGAACCTTTCAGGCAATCCGGATTGAATGTAACCGGGAACTGGAGGTGCTCAGGGATTCACTTGACGATATGATCGATATTTTAAATCCGGGAGGAAGGATATGCATCATCACGTTCCATTCCCTGGAGGACAGAATTGTCAAAGGAATTTTTAAAAAGAATGAGAATCCATGCACGTGTCCGAGTACTTTCCCGGTATGTGTGTGTGGAAAAGTTTCCAAAGGAAAAGTCATTACGAAAAAACCGATTCTTCCAAGTGAAGAAGAGATGGAAGTGAACAGTCGTTCTAAGAGTGCGAAGCTGCGTATCTTTGAGCGCGTATAG
- the sigE gene encoding RNA polymerase sporulation sigma factor SigE: MMIKVAVSDCFKLKMIPSFRSVFFPEKQEIHYIGGTDILPLPLSSEEEGHAISLLGGGQDEEGKKLLIEHNLRLVVYIAKKFDNTGVGVEDLISIGTIGLIKAINTFNPEKNIKLATYASRCIENEILMYLRRNNKTKLEVSIDEPLNVDWDGNELLLSDILGTEEDTIYRDMETEAEHKLLGKAIGRLSNRERVIVQMRFGLGTPDGEEKTQKEVADLLGISQSYISRLEKKIMQRLRREMVRYEQ; encoded by the coding sequence ATGATGATAAAAGTTGCTGTTTCAGATTGTTTTAAATTGAAAATGATTCCCTCTTTCCGCAGTGTTTTCTTCCCGGAAAAGCAGGAAATCCATTACATAGGAGGGACAGATATCCTGCCGCTCCCACTTAGCAGTGAAGAAGAAGGTCATGCCATTTCCCTTCTCGGAGGCGGGCAGGATGAAGAAGGAAAAAAGCTTCTTATTGAACATAACCTGCGTCTGGTTGTATATATAGCGAAAAAATTTGACAATACCGGTGTGGGCGTAGAAGACCTGATCTCCATCGGCACGATTGGACTGATCAAAGCAATCAATACCTTCAATCCAGAGAAAAATATCAAACTTGCCACCTATGCCTCCCGTTGTATTGAAAATGAGATCCTCATGTATCTGCGCCGGAATAACAAGACCAAACTGGAGGTCTCCATCGATGAACCGCTCAATGTTGACTGGGATGGAAATGAGCTTCTTCTCTCCGATATTCTTGGAACTGAAGAAGATACCATTTATCGTGATATGGAAACCGAAGCAGAACACAAACTTCTTGGGAAAGCCATCGGACGGCTTTCAAACAGGGAACGGGTAATCGTGCAGATGCGATTCGGACTTGGAACCCCCGACGGGGAAGAAAAAACGCAGAAAGAAGTGGCCGATCTTCTTGGGATCTCCCAGTCTTACATATCAAGACTTGAAAAGAAAATTATGCAGAGACTGCGACGCGAAATGGTACGCTATGAACAGTAA